A genomic region of Gemmata massiliana contains the following coding sequences:
- a CDS encoding molybdopterin-dependent oxidoreductase, with the protein MPTVYVNDKPVEIGTKRLNCVQAAELAGVFVPHYCWHEALSVVASCRMCLVEVGDLKDGKVTMQPKVLPGCQTPVKDGTVIVTGEYDKRDKGLPVLPYDPGYTKAAALGDRAKKSQADTLEGLLINHPLDCPVCDKAGECKLQDFSYKYGRSESRMVDVKNTPANKPHLSSKITLFTDRCIMCTRCVRFTREISGTAELQVVGRGHHEEIDVFPGRPLENKLAGNVVDLCPVGALGSKDFLYKQRVWYLKTTDGVCNRCSTGCSTYVDANKDIVYRVRARTNPQAQGHFICDEGRYGYHHANSGERFIRPVAKVDGKFKPVAWSALVPELKQAFAAAAQTNAAGVVAVLSPFLTVEEAFLLGTYFKSLSPNVRLVLGPVPVVGADDTYPKNVRGEPVEPVKFTIRAEKAPNRLGVEEVLKQLQGTVIPFATVAKESVAAMWFSGGYPDKSQLDAIVPTDWKAPALLVAQDILPTVVTASAKYILPGTTGFEKDGTFVNHANYVQTFGRAARPPQETRSELQLAFDLLGRRGLVQLDAVRKELARAVPFFGALAPETRVALETATV; encoded by the coding sequence ATGCCGACGGTTTACGTGAACGACAAGCCGGTCGAGATCGGCACCAAGCGGCTCAACTGCGTGCAGGCGGCGGAACTCGCCGGCGTGTTCGTGCCGCACTACTGTTGGCACGAGGCGCTGTCGGTCGTGGCGTCGTGCCGCATGTGTCTGGTCGAGGTCGGCGACCTGAAGGACGGCAAGGTCACGATGCAGCCGAAGGTGCTGCCCGGGTGCCAGACCCCGGTCAAGGACGGCACCGTTATCGTCACCGGCGAGTACGACAAGCGCGATAAGGGATTGCCGGTTCTGCCCTACGACCCGGGCTACACGAAGGCCGCGGCGCTCGGCGATCGTGCGAAGAAGAGCCAGGCCGACACGCTCGAAGGTCTGCTCATCAACCACCCGCTCGACTGCCCGGTGTGCGACAAGGCCGGCGAGTGCAAGCTCCAGGACTTCTCGTACAAGTACGGCCGGTCCGAGTCGCGCATGGTGGACGTGAAGAACACGCCCGCGAACAAGCCGCACCTGTCGAGCAAGATTACACTGTTCACCGACCGCTGCATCATGTGTACGCGGTGCGTGCGGTTCACGCGCGAGATCTCGGGCACCGCGGAGTTGCAGGTCGTCGGCCGCGGGCACCACGAAGAGATCGACGTGTTCCCCGGCCGGCCGCTCGAAAACAAGCTCGCCGGGAACGTCGTCGATCTGTGCCCGGTCGGGGCGCTCGGGAGCAAGGACTTCCTCTACAAGCAGCGCGTCTGGTACCTGAAGACCACCGACGGCGTGTGCAACCGGTGCTCGACCGGGTGCAGCACCTACGTGGACGCGAACAAGGACATCGTGTACCGCGTCCGGGCGCGGACCAACCCCCAGGCGCAGGGGCACTTCATCTGCGACGAGGGCCGGTACGGGTACCACCACGCGAACTCGGGCGAGCGCTTCATCCGGCCCGTGGCGAAGGTGGACGGGAAGTTCAAGCCGGTCGCGTGGAGCGCGCTGGTCCCCGAACTGAAACAGGCGTTCGCGGCGGCCGCGCAAACGAACGCGGCGGGCGTGGTCGCGGTTCTGTCGCCGTTCCTCACGGTGGAAGAAGCGTTCCTGCTGGGGACGTACTTCAAGTCGCTCTCCCCGAACGTGCGCCTCGTACTCGGGCCGGTTCCGGTCGTGGGCGCGGACGACACCTACCCCAAAAACGTGCGGGGCGAGCCGGTCGAACCGGTGAAGTTCACGATCCGGGCGGAAAAGGCCCCGAACCGCCTCGGTGTCGAGGAAGTGCTGAAACAACTCCAGGGCACGGTCATCCCGTTCGCGACCGTCGCGAAGGAGTCGGTCGCCGCGATGTGGTTCAGCGGCGGGTACCCCGATAAATCGCAACTCGACGCGATCGTCCCGACCGACTGGAAGGCGCCCGCGCTGCTCGTGGCGCAGGACATCCTGCCGACGGTCGTCACCGCGTCGGCCAAGTACATCCTCCCCGGTACCACCGGGTTCGAGAAGGACGGCACGTTCGTTAACCACGCGAACTACGTTCAGACGTTCGGCCGCGCCGCTCGCCCGCCGCAAGAAACGCGGAGCGAACTGCAACTGGCGTTCGACCTGCTCGGGCGCCGGGGACTGGTGCAGCTCGACGCGGTCCGGAAGGAACTCGCACGGGCGGTACCGTTCTTCGGCGCGCTGGCCCCGGAAACGCGCGTCGCGCTGGAAACCGCGACCGTCTGA
- the nuoH gene encoding NADH-quinone oxidoreductase subunit NuoH codes for MPTFDPMITAILIVGLIAGVLSVCGYLTLGERKISAWMQDRVGPNRVGPGGLLQPLADGGKFFLKEEVIPSHVDRVFYLLAPAVAVGTALMALAIVPFGATTPAPDAVVATEPGAVATFEAQQKAYADSFNFVLAPGLDIGVLYIFALGSLAVYGVILAGWSANNKYSLLGSLRSSAQIVSYEIPLGMSVLGVFIVVGSLNPEKIIAWQLSHGWFILFQPLALLLFMVSTYAESSRLPFDLPEAEQELVGGYHTEYSSLKLGLMLLTEYIHLVTASFMLSVLFLGGWSLFGLESLITNPILGAVVKLLVLSGKMVALCIFAQFVRWTIPRFRFDQLMNLAWKVMIPLALLNLLAVMIVKQFGVTLIVLAGVSLVLFVGAGVLGARTRGTITNPKRAVKKLPPGLPAGVTYAGK; via the coding sequence ATGCCGACCTTTGACCCCATGATTACCGCGATCCTCATCGTCGGCCTCATCGCCGGCGTGTTGAGCGTGTGCGGGTACCTCACGCTCGGCGAGCGCAAGATCTCGGCCTGGATGCAGGACCGCGTGGGGCCGAATCGCGTCGGCCCCGGCGGGTTGCTCCAACCGCTCGCGGACGGCGGGAAGTTCTTCCTGAAGGAAGAAGTGATCCCGAGTCACGTCGATCGGGTCTTTTACCTGCTCGCGCCCGCGGTCGCGGTGGGTACGGCTCTCATGGCACTGGCTATCGTGCCGTTCGGGGCGACGACACCCGCTCCGGACGCGGTCGTGGCGACGGAACCGGGTGCCGTGGCGACGTTCGAGGCGCAACAGAAGGCCTACGCGGACAGCTTCAACTTCGTACTCGCGCCGGGGTTGGATATCGGCGTCCTGTACATCTTCGCGCTCGGCTCACTGGCGGTATACGGCGTCATCCTGGCCGGGTGGAGCGCGAACAACAAGTATTCGCTGCTCGGCTCGCTGCGGTCCTCCGCGCAGATCGTGAGTTACGAGATCCCGCTCGGGATGTCGGTACTCGGCGTGTTCATTGTGGTCGGCTCGTTGAACCCCGAGAAGATTATCGCGTGGCAACTGTCGCACGGGTGGTTCATTCTGTTCCAGCCGCTCGCGCTCCTGCTGTTCATGGTGAGCACTTACGCGGAAAGCAGCCGGTTGCCGTTCGACTTGCCGGAAGCGGAGCAGGAACTCGTCGGCGGGTACCACACCGAGTACAGCTCGCTGAAGCTCGGGCTGATGCTGCTGACCGAGTACATCCACCTCGTCACCGCGAGCTTCATGCTGTCGGTGCTGTTCCTCGGCGGGTGGAGCCTGTTCGGGCTGGAGTCGCTCATTACGAACCCGATCCTCGGGGCGGTTGTGAAGTTGCTCGTGTTGAGCGGGAAGATGGTCGCACTGTGCATCTTCGCCCAGTTCGTGCGCTGGACCATTCCCCGGTTCCGCTTCGACCAGCTCATGAACCTCGCGTGGAAGGTGATGATCCCGCTCGCGCTGCTGAACCTGCTCGCGGTGATGATCGTGAAGCAGTTCGGCGTCACGCTGATCGTTCTCGCGGGGGTGAGCTTGGTGCTGTTCGTCGGCGCGGGGGTGCTGGGGGCGCGGACACGCGGCACGATTACGAACCCCAAGCGCGCGGTCAAGAAGCTCCCGCCGGGCCTCCCCGCGGGCGTCACATACGCGGGCAAATAA
- a CDS encoding NuoI/complex I 23 kDa subunit family protein produces MPITESDVSWVEESKLGLWEQLYIPALIDGLKTTLGHMVGRKITEQYPEQEPKMPLNYRGVHRLNRDEAGRVKCVACYMCATACPAHCIDIVAAPAPTEWQKDGREKYPETFVIDELRCIYCGMCEEACPVDAIELTTLYDLTGLSREQMVFDKEKLLSVFDTTTKAGTDPVRTQSGKLGPASEPPPGH; encoded by the coding sequence ATGCCAATTACCGAATCCGACGTGTCGTGGGTGGAAGAGTCGAAGCTGGGGCTGTGGGAGCAGCTCTACATCCCCGCGCTCATCGACGGGCTGAAGACCACGCTCGGGCACATGGTCGGTCGGAAGATCACCGAACAGTACCCGGAACAAGAACCCAAGATGCCGCTGAACTACCGCGGCGTTCACCGGCTCAACCGGGACGAAGCGGGCCGCGTGAAGTGCGTGGCGTGCTACATGTGCGCGACCGCGTGCCCGGCCCACTGCATCGACATCGTGGCCGCGCCCGCCCCGACCGAGTGGCAGAAGGACGGGCGCGAGAAGTACCCGGAAACGTTCGTCATCGACGAACTGCGGTGCATCTACTGCGGCATGTGCGAAGAGGCGTGCCCGGTGGACGCGATCGAACTCACGACGCTCTACGACCTGACCGGTCTGAGCCGCGAACAGATGGTGTTCGACAAGGAAAAGCTCCTGAGCGTGTTCGACACCACGACCAAAGCCGGGACCGACCCGGTCCGCACGCAGTCCGGTAAACTCGGCCCCGCGAGCGAGCCGCCCCCGGGCCACTAG
- a CDS encoding NADH-quinone oxidoreductase subunit J family protein, with the protein MNLFALSPTQEAGGQIALAAVLGVVGFYFLLPRPRGRFVPGGIAALVASAAVFGAWVFATFGRPLPDVIGTALFVLFSAGALVFGAVLVAQKNPARGAIAFAFVVLSTCGLFLLLAAPFLMAATIIIYAGAIIVTFLFVLMLSHADGVSDENDRSREPLYGGFAGFAFVGLVLFTLYQTAQTSKSDGASDSQSHLLAPVVTAEERKILSDVATRLEEAEKTLDGDAGTRGAVLDRLEAFEKVYPPIKNDLSRVVGGTYSPDGTPGRNFQDIELAGNERNGSMHDRLVQFRGQPNGDNSTLFRADEQARGGVKRAASVRETSAKTFRIVRRLMSDEKPDPAGARAAVRELRDEVVLLRGAGELPANNVRGLGFVLYSEHLLAIELAGTLLLVAVIGAVAVTHRKGVAK; encoded by the coding sequence ATGAACCTGTTCGCGCTTTCACCGACGCAGGAAGCCGGCGGGCAAATCGCCCTGGCCGCCGTGCTCGGCGTCGTCGGGTTCTACTTCCTGCTCCCGCGCCCGCGCGGGCGGTTCGTACCGGGGGGGATCGCGGCCCTGGTCGCGTCCGCCGCGGTCTTCGGCGCGTGGGTGTTCGCCACGTTCGGCCGGCCGCTCCCGGACGTCATCGGGACCGCGCTGTTCGTGCTGTTCTCGGCCGGGGCGCTCGTCTTCGGGGCGGTCCTCGTGGCCCAGAAGAACCCGGCACGCGGGGCCATCGCGTTCGCGTTCGTCGTCCTCAGCACGTGCGGGCTGTTCCTGCTGCTCGCGGCTCCGTTCCTGATGGCCGCGACGATCATCATCTACGCCGGCGCGATCATCGTGACGTTCCTTTTCGTGCTGATGCTGTCGCACGCAGACGGGGTGTCGGACGAGAACGACCGCAGCCGCGAGCCGCTCTACGGTGGGTTCGCCGGGTTCGCGTTCGTCGGGCTCGTGCTGTTCACGCTTTACCAGACGGCCCAGACCTCGAAGTCGGACGGGGCCAGCGATTCGCAGTCGCACTTGCTCGCTCCGGTCGTGACCGCGGAAGAGCGCAAGATTCTTTCGGACGTCGCAACGCGACTCGAAGAGGCGGAGAAAACCCTCGACGGCGACGCCGGTACTCGTGGGGCCGTGCTCGATCGACTAGAAGCCTTTGAAAAGGTCTACCCGCCGATCAAAAACGACCTGTCGCGGGTGGTGGGCGGGACGTATTCGCCCGACGGTACCCCGGGGCGCAACTTCCAGGACATCGAACTCGCGGGCAACGAGCGGAACGGTTCGATGCACGATCGGCTCGTACAGTTCCGTGGGCAGCCGAACGGCGATAACTCGACCCTGTTTCGTGCGGATGAGCAGGCTCGGGGCGGTGTTAAGCGGGCCGCGAGCGTTCGCGAGACCAGCGCGAAGACGTTCCGGATCGTTCGGCGCCTGATGAGCGACGAGAAGCCGGACCCGGCCGGAGCGCGGGCCGCGGTGCGGGAACTGCGGGACGAGGTCGTGCTCCTCCGCGGGGCCGGCGAGCTCCCCGCGAACAACGTCCGGGGGCTGGGCTTCGTGCTGTACTCCGAACACCTGTTGGCGATCGAACTGGCGGGCACCCTGTTGCTCGTCGCCGTCATCGGCGCGGTCGCGGTCACGCACCGGAAGGGAGTCGCCAAGTGA
- the nuoK gene encoding NADH-quinone oxidoreductase subunit NuoK, with amino-acid sequence MILTLWHFLAVAAALFGIGLVGFLTRRNLITMFLCAEMMLQGVAINFVAFARYHGNLQGQVFVLFILAVAACEAGVALALFVSLYRRRRSLDVSDWQELRELGIPAAVDEEPLEQAPVEPEPTLTPAGARPQPIAEEAVRV; translated from the coding sequence GTGATCCTCACGCTCTGGCACTTCCTCGCGGTCGCCGCCGCACTCTTCGGCATCGGGCTGGTCGGGTTCCTCACCCGGCGCAACCTCATCACGATGTTCTTGTGCGCCGAAATGATGCTCCAGGGCGTCGCGATCAACTTCGTCGCGTTCGCCCGGTACCACGGGAACCTACAAGGACAGGTGTTCGTGCTGTTCATTCTGGCGGTCGCCGCGTGCGAGGCCGGGGTCGCACTGGCACTATTCGTGAGCCTGTACCGGCGCCGGCGCTCGCTCGACGTGTCCGACTGGCAGGAACTGCGAGAACTCGGCATCCCGGCGGCCGTGGACGAGGAACCGCTCGAACAGGCCCCGGTGGAACCGGAACCGACGCTCACGCCGGCCGGTGCGCGGCCCCAACCGATCGCGGAGGAGGCCGTCCGTGTCTGA
- the nuoL gene encoding NADH-quinone oxidoreductase subunit L produces MSDPITLALVVLALPLSASLLAMLFAYISPLKKLAHVPLILACASAAVVAMLLLVQVMDLGNGRKISEPITWFAAGHLQIRFTLTVDALSSIMLAMITFIATWIAIFAGGYMHGDKGFPRFFAVMALFVFSMCGLVLANNFLLLVAFWEGVGVCSYLLVGYYFEKPSAAAAARKAFLYTRLGDTGFLLGIFLLWKLGGWNTDLNLLFDHIQKYPPDQGSLTLACLLLFCGAVGKSAQFPLYVWLPDAMEGPTPVSALIHAATMVTAGVYLLARCAPLFALAPDAQIVVSWIGGITAILAAFIALAQTDLKRVLAYSTVSQLGFMFLALGTSGTISPAFAVGAAMFHLFTHAFFKALLFLASGSVMHAMGGVIDVRQFGGLRKVLPTTHLTFLCGAAALAGVPLLSGFWSKDLILESLTAASESSSPYTAGYFTLLLVACVTAFLTAFYTFRAYFLTFWGPERIPHEAGHHAHESPATMTIPLIVLAVGALFVGVVVEPFTHWFSDFLSGTPSLGQTRGLTPAKEVEHHFNWVIAGVSAVLALGGIALAFALYRKGGAEKAPLGMGPVFDLSRNKLFVDEIYGALFVKPAEVLAFLARVFDGFLDGLARLISAVPQFVGSWVRPIQNGLVQFYALSMALGVAVFLTFVVFRVTR; encoded by the coding sequence GTGTCTGATCCGATCACGCTTGCGCTCGTCGTTCTCGCGCTGCCGCTCAGCGCGAGTCTGCTGGCGATGCTGTTCGCGTACATTTCGCCCCTGAAGAAACTGGCCCACGTTCCATTGATCCTCGCGTGCGCGAGCGCGGCTGTCGTTGCGATGCTGTTGCTCGTGCAGGTGATGGACCTCGGCAACGGGCGCAAGATTTCCGAGCCGATTACGTGGTTCGCCGCGGGGCACTTGCAGATCCGGTTTACTCTGACGGTGGACGCGCTCTCGTCGATCATGTTGGCGATGATTACGTTCATCGCGACGTGGATCGCGATTTTTGCCGGTGGCTACATGCACGGCGACAAGGGCTTCCCGCGGTTCTTCGCGGTAATGGCCCTGTTCGTCTTCAGTATGTGCGGGCTGGTGCTCGCGAACAACTTCCTGCTTCTGGTAGCGTTCTGGGAAGGGGTCGGTGTCTGCTCGTACTTGCTTGTCGGGTACTATTTCGAGAAGCCGTCGGCCGCGGCTGCGGCTCGGAAAGCGTTCCTCTACACGCGCCTCGGCGACACCGGGTTCCTGCTCGGCATCTTCCTGTTGTGGAAGCTCGGCGGGTGGAACACCGACCTGAACCTACTGTTCGATCACATTCAGAAGTACCCGCCGGACCAGGGTTCGCTGACGCTCGCGTGCCTGTTGCTGTTCTGCGGTGCGGTGGGCAAGAGCGCCCAGTTCCCGCTCTACGTCTGGTTGCCGGACGCGATGGAAGGCCCGACGCCGGTCTCCGCGCTCATCCACGCGGCCACGATGGTTACCGCGGGCGTGTACCTGCTCGCCCGGTGCGCGCCGCTGTTCGCGCTGGCGCCCGACGCCCAGATCGTCGTTTCGTGGATCGGTGGCATTACGGCAATCCTGGCGGCGTTCATCGCGCTCGCTCAGACCGACCTTAAGCGTGTGCTCGCGTACTCCACGGTGAGCCAGCTCGGGTTCATGTTCCTCGCTCTCGGAACCAGTGGCACGATCAGCCCGGCGTTCGCGGTCGGGGCGGCGATGTTCCACCTGTTCACGCACGCATTCTTCAAGGCGCTGCTGTTCCTCGCTTCCGGGAGCGTGATGCACGCGATGGGCGGGGTGATCGACGTGCGTCAGTTCGGCGGGTTGCGGAAGGTGCTACCGACCACGCACCTCACCTTCCTGTGCGGCGCTGCGGCGCTCGCAGGAGTTCCGCTCCTGTCCGGCTTTTGGAGTAAGGATCTCATCCTGGAATCGCTCACGGCCGCGAGCGAATCGAGCAGCCCCTACACTGCGGGTTACTTCACGCTCCTCCTGGTGGCGTGTGTGACCGCGTTCCTGACGGCGTTCTACACGTTCCGCGCGTACTTCCTCACGTTCTGGGGGCCGGAACGCATCCCGCACGAGGCCGGGCACCACGCGCACGAGTCGCCAGCTACCATGACGATTCCGCTCATCGTGCTCGCGGTGGGGGCCCTGTTCGTGGGTGTGGTGGTGGAGCCGTTCACGCACTGGTTCAGTGATTTCCTCAGCGGCACCCCGTCGCTCGGCCAGACGCGCGGGTTGACTCCGGCGAAAGAGGTCGAGCACCATTTTAACTGGGTTATCGCGGGCGTCAGTGCAGTTCTGGCGCTGGGCGGGATCGCTCTCGCCTTCGCACTTTACCGCAAGGGCGGCGCGGAGAAGGCTCCCCTGGGGATGGGGCCGGTGTTCGATCTGTCGCGGAACAAACTGTTCGTCGACGAGATCTACGGCGCGCTGTTCGTGAAGCCGGCAGAAGTGTTGGCGTTCCTGGCCCGCGTGTTCGACGGGTTCCTCGACGGACTCGCCCGGCTGATCTCCGCGGTCCCGCAGTTCGTCGGGAGCTGGGTCCGCCCGATCCAGAACGGGCTGGTCCAGTTCTACGCCCTGTCGATGGCGCTGGGTGTCGCCGTGTTCCTGACGTTCGTTGTGTTCCGCGTCACCAGATAA
- a CDS encoding complex I subunit 4 family protein has product MSTYAVIRVLVLLLVLLPLASAVIVPAFGRFARRVALALALVHLGVTAGVVTIAIPTLDYRAGQEVSQRGDEFAAQFHPEFVPGDPGAKNDSAEARTTWTLFSLSNKPLAPGKPGPNVQFYIGIDGLNLWLVALSSLMLIPVILVSWESVKEKPGAFFGWVFLLQAGIIGAFLSFDVVLFYIFFELTLIPSFFLIGKWGVGSGRRDAARKFFLYTLAGSLLTLVGVIGVVLTNPSADGTITFSIPQLMTNVQQGLHDAHQKALAGDGAALAAKQSVQFWLFIALMAGFMVKVPIWPFHTWLPSAYGESPIGVTVMLSALMAKLGTFGILRLVLPLVPDAAITYGLPAIGGFAAFGIVYAALCAYASKDIKLVIAYSSVSHLGFLVLGLFAFNKEGLSGAVLHMVNHGLSTGALFATLAFLMDRYRTTEIGKFGGLMARYPNYAVLVFVLCLASVGLPGLNNFVSEMLMLGGLFDARNPGIHRLGLAVIAAFGVFLSAWYTFTVLQKAFFNPTKEPEPVGATAPTDVNRREFVAFGGLAVLCLILGLFPLPILDTMKQDVRVLSIIGDTARARVQGVPYVYVDDEPKQPTARPIAPIDIDKGGAPAPPLGGGPKGAVPPGGGTKGAKGGEKGGKGASPK; this is encoded by the coding sequence ATGTCCACCTACGCCGTCATCCGCGTGCTGGTTTTGCTGCTAGTGCTCCTGCCGCTCGCGTCGGCGGTGATCGTGCCGGCGTTCGGGCGCTTCGCGCGCCGCGTGGCCCTCGCGCTCGCACTGGTCCACCTCGGGGTGACCGCGGGCGTGGTCACGATCGCGATCCCGACCCTCGATTACCGCGCCGGGCAGGAAGTGTCGCAGCGGGGCGACGAGTTCGCAGCACAGTTCCACCCCGAGTTCGTACCCGGCGACCCCGGGGCCAAAAACGACAGTGCGGAAGCGCGCACGACGTGGACGCTGTTCAGTCTCTCGAACAAGCCGCTCGCGCCCGGCAAACCCGGCCCGAACGTGCAGTTCTACATCGGCATCGACGGGCTGAACCTGTGGCTCGTGGCACTGTCGAGCCTGATGCTGATCCCGGTCATTCTGGTGTCGTGGGAGTCGGTCAAGGAGAAGCCCGGGGCGTTCTTCGGGTGGGTTTTTCTGCTCCAGGCCGGGATCATCGGCGCGTTCCTCTCGTTCGACGTGGTGCTCTTCTACATCTTCTTCGAGCTGACGCTGATCCCGTCGTTCTTCCTCATCGGGAAGTGGGGCGTGGGGTCCGGTCGGCGCGACGCGGCCCGCAAGTTCTTCCTGTACACGCTGGCCGGGAGCTTACTCACGCTCGTCGGGGTGATCGGCGTCGTCCTCACGAACCCGAGTGCGGACGGGACCATCACGTTCTCGATTCCGCAACTGATGACCAACGTTCAACAGGGCCTCCACGACGCGCACCAGAAGGCGCTTGCCGGAGACGGCGCTGCCCTCGCAGCCAAGCAGAGCGTACAGTTCTGGCTCTTCATCGCGCTGATGGCCGGGTTCATGGTGAAGGTTCCGATCTGGCCGTTCCACACCTGGTTGCCCTCCGCCTACGGCGAGTCGCCGATCGGCGTGACGGTGATGCTATCGGCGCTCATGGCGAAGCTCGGGACGTTCGGTATCCTGCGGCTCGTGCTGCCGCTCGTTCCGGACGCGGCGATCACTTACGGCTTGCCCGCGATCGGCGGGTTCGCGGCGTTCGGGATCGTGTACGCGGCGCTGTGTGCTTACGCCTCGAAGGACATCAAGTTGGTGATCGCCTACAGTTCCGTGTCACACCTGGGGTTCCTGGTGCTGGGGCTGTTCGCGTTCAACAAAGAAGGGCTGTCGGGCGCGGTGCTGCACATGGTGAACCACGGGCTGAGCACCGGGGCACTGTTCGCCACGCTCGCGTTCCTGATGGACCGCTACCGGACTACTGAGATCGGGAAGTTCGGTGGGCTGATGGCACGGTACCCGAACTACGCGGTGCTCGTGTTCGTGCTGTGCCTCGCGAGCGTCGGGCTGCCCGGGCTGAACAACTTCGTGAGCGAAATGCTGATGCTGGGCGGGCTGTTCGACGCCCGCAACCCGGGCATTCACCGCCTCGGGCTTGCCGTGATTGCGGCGTTCGGCGTTTTCCTGAGCGCGTGGTACACGTTCACGGTGCTCCAGAAGGCGTTCTTCAACCCGACCAAGGAACCGGAGCCGGTTGGTGCCACCGCCCCGACTGACGTGAACCGGCGCGAGTTCGTCGCGTTCGGGGGACTGGCCGTGCTGTGCCTGATTCTGGGGCTGTTCCCGCTCCCGATCCTCGACACGATGAAGCAGGACGTCCGCGTGCTGTCGATCATCGGCGATACGGCTCGCGCCCGCGTTCAGGGTGTGCCCTACGTGTACGTCGACGACGAACCGAAACAGCCCACGGCGCGCCCGATCGCTCCGATTGATATCGACAAGGGCGGCGCGCCCGCTCCGCCCCTCGGTGGGGGGCCTAAAGGTGCTGTCCCGCCCGGCGGCGGGACCAAGGGCGCGAAGGGTGGCGAAAAGGGCGGGAAGGGCGCTTCCCCGAAGTAG
- a CDS encoding NADH-quinone oxidoreductase subunit N, which yields MTDPLLQQTLKGVFQLAVPEIALIGTACVVFLFGCVYNRRCLWFGVSLAGVALAAVLAATVETEPPSLLTVAPLVPDGAAAFVRWVALIAAAVLLFVSWAEVDGTNAAEYYGCLLVAAAGVSLVGRANDLITLFLALELLSIPTYILLYLPARNKLNQEAAAKYFLLSVMSSAVMLFGFSYLYGLTGSTNLAVITDALTKTQGGDVQGLNPMALVGAVLVIAAIGFRITAVPFHFYAPDVYEGAPAGVVAQLAFFPKLAGFVALARILGLLGADVRHIPFDTKTQLPLLLWILAAMTMCIGNVLALLQDNVRRMLAYSSVAHGGYMLMGIVVASSLPDAIGQPGIGGIDALLVYIVAYGMMTVGSFAVILYLGTPDQPIESIDDLAGASQSHPVAAGAMTVFLFSLIGLPLTAGFAGKFLLFVGAFSAPTHTAEMRNLYQIMAVIAAINAAVGAYYYLRVVGVMYLRTPLRPATRTRAVPTFVAAVTLAAATLFFGIYPEPIVRAARKAAPVPGAPAQRITAERDTK from the coding sequence ATGACCGACCCGCTGCTGCAACAGACACTCAAGGGCGTGTTCCAACTCGCCGTGCCCGAGATCGCACTCATCGGCACGGCGTGCGTGGTGTTCCTGTTCGGTTGCGTGTACAACCGGCGGTGCTTGTGGTTCGGTGTTTCCCTGGCCGGTGTCGCGCTCGCTGCGGTCCTCGCCGCGACGGTCGAAACGGAACCGCCGTCGCTCCTCACGGTCGCGCCGCTCGTTCCGGACGGCGCCGCGGCGTTCGTTCGCTGGGTCGCGCTCATAGCGGCCGCGGTGCTGCTCTTTGTGTCGTGGGCCGAGGTAGATGGCACGAACGCGGCCGAGTATTACGGCTGCTTGCTCGTCGCGGCTGCCGGGGTTTCGCTAGTGGGCCGCGCGAACGACCTCATCACGCTGTTCCTGGCGCTCGAACTGCTCTCCATCCCGACGTACATCCTGCTGTACCTCCCCGCTCGTAACAAACTGAACCAGGAAGCCGCCGCGAAGTACTTCCTGTTGAGCGTGATGTCGTCGGCCGTCATGCTGTTCGGCTTCAGCTACCTCTACGGTCTGACCGGCAGCACGAACTTGGCCGTCATCACGGACGCACTGACCAAGACGCAAGGCGGCGACGTGCAGGGCCTGAACCCGATGGCACTCGTCGGGGCGGTGCTCGTGATCGCCGCGATCGGGTTCCGGATCACCGCGGTCCCGTTCCACTTTTACGCCCCGGACGTGTACGAGGGGGCGCCGGCCGGTGTGGTGGCGCAGCTCGCGTTCTTCCCGAAACTGGCCGGGTTCGTCGCGCTGGCCCGAATCCTCGGGTTGCTCGGCGCGGACGTGCGGCACATCCCGTTCGACACGAAAACGCAACTGCCGCTCCTGCTCTGGATCCTGGCCGCGATGACGATGTGCATCGGGAACGTGCTGGCGCTCCTGCAGGACAACGTGCGCCGGATGCTCGCGTACTCGAGTGTCGCGCACGGCGGGTACATGCTGATGGGCATCGTGGTCGCGAGTTCGCTCCCGGACGCGATCGGGCAACCGGGGATCGGCGGGATCGACGCGCTCCTCGTGTACATCGTCGCCTACGGCATGATGACGGTCGGCTCGTTCGCGGTGATCCTGTACCTCGGCACCCCCGACCAACCGATCGAATCGATCGACGACCTCGCGGGCGCGAGCCAGTCGCACCCGGTCGCGGCCGGCGCGATGACGGTGTTCCTGTTCAGCCTGATCGGGCTACCGCTCACGGCCGGGTTTGCAGGGAAGTTCCTGTTGTTCGTTGGCGCCTTCAGCGCCCCGACACACACCGCGGAGATGCGGAACCTTTACCAGATCATGGCCGTGATCGCGGCGATTAACGCGGCTGTTGGGGCGTACTACTACCTCCGCGTGGTAGGGGTGATGTACCTGCGGACGCCGCTCCGCCCCGCGACCCGGACCCGTGCGGTCCCCACGTTCGTGGCGGCTGTCACGCTCGCCGCGGCGACGCTCTTCTTCGGGATTTACCCCGAACCGATCGTGCGGGCCGCGCGCAAGGCTGCTCCTGTTCCCGGCGCACCGGCGCAGCGGATCACAGCCGAACGCGACACGAAGTAA